A window of Modestobacter versicolor contains these coding sequences:
- a CDS encoding MFS transporter → MDDGAPGLLDARHRLTTVGLLLLVTLVAFESMAVSTAMPTAVTELDGLAWFGWPFTAFLVAQVVGMVVGGDVGDRQGARAGLLWGVAVFAAGLLACGVAADMALFVVGRAVQGFGGGLISVALYVVIGQAYEAGLRPRLFGATAAAWVLPALVGPLVAGALTTSVGWRWVFTGLLPLVLAGLALVLPTLRGLAVPADPPPARVARRWWAALAGLGVGALQVAGQRLDPVGAVVAVAGLLALVAGLRPLLPAGTVRARRGLATVVAARGLLAGSFFGMDALLPLTLGAVHGYSPTAAGIPLTTGAVGWAAASQLQGRHPGASRVRLLRLGFLLLAVGLAGTAVTAVPGVGGWPAYLTWALAGLGMGLGMPSVGVLLLAQSPEHRRGADSAALNIADVTASALCIGLSGVLVAAATAGLLPLRGVVLAVAGVFTALAVTGALVASRAAAPVGAPGPAADATTLAGP, encoded by the coding sequence GTGGACGACGGAGCACCGGGGCTGCTGGACGCCCGCCACCGGCTGACCACGGTCGGCCTGCTCCTGCTGGTCACCCTGGTGGCCTTCGAGTCGATGGCGGTGTCGACGGCGATGCCCACCGCGGTCACCGAGCTCGACGGGCTGGCCTGGTTCGGGTGGCCGTTCACCGCCTTCCTGGTCGCCCAGGTCGTCGGGATGGTGGTCGGCGGTGACGTCGGTGACCGGCAGGGTGCCCGCGCCGGTCTGCTGTGGGGCGTGGCGGTGTTCGCCGCTGGCCTGCTCGCCTGCGGGGTGGCGGCCGACATGGCGCTGTTCGTCGTCGGCCGCGCGGTGCAGGGCTTCGGCGGCGGGCTGATCTCGGTCGCGCTGTACGTCGTCATCGGGCAGGCCTACGAGGCGGGGCTGCGGCCCCGGTTGTTCGGCGCGACGGCGGCCGCCTGGGTGCTGCCCGCCCTGGTCGGCCCCCTGGTGGCCGGCGCGCTGACCACGTCGGTGGGGTGGCGCTGGGTGTTCACCGGGCTGCTGCCGCTGGTCCTGGCCGGGCTGGCCCTGGTGCTGCCCACGCTGCGCGGTCTCGCCGTCCCCGCCGACCCGCCGCCGGCGCGGGTGGCCCGGCGCTGGTGGGCGGCGCTCGCCGGCCTCGGGGTGGGCGCCCTGCAGGTCGCCGGCCAGCGGCTGGACCCCGTCGGCGCGGTGGTCGCCGTCGCGGGGCTGCTGGCGCTGGTGGCCGGGCTCCGCCCGCTGCTGCCGGCCGGCACGGTCCGGGCCCGGCGGGGGCTGGCCACCGTCGTCGCCGCCCGCGGCCTGCTGGCGGGCTCGTTCTTCGGCATGGACGCCCTGCTGCCGCTCACCCTGGGCGCGGTGCACGGCTACAGCCCGACGGCGGCCGGCATCCCGCTGACCACCGGCGCGGTGGGCTGGGCGGCCGCCTCCCAGCTGCAGGGCCGGCACCCGGGTGCCTCGCGCGTGCGGCTGCTCCGGCTGGGCTTCCTGCTGCTGGCGGTCGGGCTGGCCGGCACCGCGGTGACCGCCGTGCCCGGCGTCGGCGGTTGGCCGGCCTACCTGACATGGGCGCTGGCCGGACTGGGCATGGGACTGGGCATGCCGAGCGTGGGGGTGCTGCTGCTGGCGCAGTCGCCCGAGCACCGCCGGGGCGCGGACTCCGCAGCGCTCAACATCGCCGACGTCACCGCCTCGGCGCTGTGCATCGGGCTCAGCGGCGTGCTGGTGGCCGCGGCGACCGCCGGGCTGCTGCCGCTGCGCGGCGTGGTGCTGGCGGTGGCGGGCGTCTTCACCGCGCTCGCCGTCACCGGGGCGCTGGTCGCGTCCCGGGCGGCGGCACCGGTCGGGGCGCCGGGCCCCGCAGCCGACGCGACTACCCTGGCGGGGCCATGA
- a CDS encoding electron transfer flavoprotein subunit alpha/FixB family protein: protein MAEVLVLVELNPAAGGPRKTTLEALTAARALGEPAAVVIGAPGTAASLKDALAEYGATKVYVAESPEVDEYLVAPKAEVLAQLVAEKQPAAVVIPSSPEGKEIAGRLAIKTGSGFLTDVTEIAPDGTATQVAFAGATIVHSQVTVGTPIYTLRGNSVTPEPAPAAATEETVQVTVSDAAKATRVVDRVVEQKSNRPELTEASIVVSGGRGVASAENFSIIEGLADSLGAAVGASRAAVDSGFYPHSFQVGQTGKTVSPQLYIAVGISGAIQHRAGMQTSKTIVAINKDPEAPIFELADFGVVGDLNTVVPAATEQITARK, encoded by the coding sequence ATGGCAGAGGTCCTGGTCCTGGTCGAGCTCAACCCCGCCGCGGGTGGGCCGCGCAAGACGACGCTGGAGGCGCTGACCGCCGCCCGCGCCCTCGGTGAGCCCGCCGCCGTCGTCATCGGCGCGCCCGGCACCGCGGCGTCGCTGAAGGACGCGCTCGCCGAGTACGGCGCGACGAAGGTCTACGTGGCCGAGTCGCCCGAGGTCGACGAGTACCTGGTCGCGCCGAAGGCGGAGGTCCTGGCGCAGCTGGTCGCCGAGAAGCAGCCGGCCGCGGTCGTCATCCCGTCGTCGCCCGAGGGCAAGGAGATCGCCGGCCGGCTGGCCATCAAGACCGGCAGCGGCTTCCTCACCGACGTCACCGAGATCGCCCCCGACGGCACCGCCACCCAGGTGGCGTTCGCCGGCGCGACCATCGTGCACTCGCAGGTCACCGTCGGGACGCCGATCTACACGCTCCGCGGCAACTCGGTCACCCCCGAGCCGGCCCCGGCCGCCGCGACCGAGGAGACGGTGCAGGTCACCGTCTCCGACGCCGCCAAGGCCACCCGCGTGGTCGACCGCGTGGTCGAGCAGAAGAGCAACCGGCCCGAGCTGACCGAGGCCTCGATCGTCGTCTCCGGCGGTCGCGGCGTGGCCAGCGCGGAGAACTTCTCGATCATCGAGGGGCTCGCCGACTCCCTCGGCGCCGCCGTCGGCGCCTCGCGCGCCGCCGTCGACTCCGGCTTCTACCCGCACTCCTTCCAGGTCGGCCAGACCGGCAAGACGGTGTCCCCGCAGCTCTACATCGCGGTGGGCATCTCCGGGGCGATCCAGCACCGGGCCGGCATGCAGACCTCGAAGACGATCGTGGCGATCAACAAGGACCCGGAGGCGCCGATCTTCGAGCTCGCCGACTTCGGTGTGGTGGGCGACCTGAACACCGTCGTCCCGGCCGCGACCGAGCAGATCACCGCCCGCAAGTGA
- a CDS encoding electron transfer flavoprotein subunit beta/FixA family protein has protein sequence MNIVVLVKQVPDSGSERKLDPSDNTVARATADNVINEMDEYAIEEALTVKEAQGGEVTVLTVGPDSATDAIRKALSMGADKAVHVSDPAIHGSCAVQTSAVIAAALSQLEYDLVLCGAEATDAQLSVMPALVAERLGIPQLSGARKLTVEGGVAKVERQTDGGYWQLEAPLPAIVSTWDTINEPRYPSFKGIMAAKKKPVQTLTLADLGIDPATVGLATATSKVVDFAGRPPKGEGVKVPDEGDGAEKLVGYLAAQKIV, from the coding sequence ATGAACATCGTCGTTCTGGTCAAGCAGGTCCCCGACTCCGGCAGCGAGCGGAAGCTGGACCCGTCGGACAACACCGTCGCGCGGGCCACCGCCGACAACGTGATCAACGAGATGGACGAGTACGCCATCGAGGAGGCGCTCACCGTCAAGGAGGCGCAGGGCGGCGAGGTCACGGTGCTGACCGTCGGCCCCGACTCCGCCACCGACGCCATCCGCAAGGCCCTGTCGATGGGCGCGGACAAGGCCGTGCACGTCTCCGACCCGGCCATCCACGGCTCGTGCGCCGTGCAGACCTCGGCGGTGATCGCCGCGGCGCTGTCGCAGCTGGAGTACGACCTGGTGCTGTGCGGCGCCGAGGCCACCGACGCGCAGCTGTCGGTGATGCCGGCGCTGGTGGCCGAGCGGCTGGGCATCCCGCAGCTGTCCGGTGCGCGCAAGCTCACCGTCGAGGGCGGGGTCGCGAAGGTCGAGCGGCAGACCGACGGCGGCTACTGGCAGCTCGAGGCGCCGCTGCCGGCGATCGTCTCCACCTGGGACACGATCAACGAGCCGCGCTACCCCTCCTTCAAGGGGATCATGGCCGCCAAGAAGAAGCCGGTGCAGACCCTGACGCTGGCCGACCTGGGCATCGACCCGGCGACCGTGGGCCTGGCCACCGCCACCAGCAAGGTCGTCGACTTCGCCGGCCGCCCGCCCAAGGGCGAGGGCGTCAAGGTGCCCGACGAGGGCGACGGCGCCGAGAAGCTCGTCGGCTACCTCGCCGCCCAGAAGATCGTCTGA
- a CDS encoding PLP-dependent cysteine synthase family protein, translating into MIAAPSDIDRSDLAGRAWLERAVALVEADAHRSADTHLLVHPLPAEWGIDLYLKDESTHPTGSLKHRLARSLFLYALCSGQLHEGSTVVEASSGSTAVSEAYFARMLGLPFVAVMPATTSAEKVALIEFHGGRCHLVADAGSVYDEARRIAAETGGHYLDQFTNAERATDWRGNNNIAESVFDQLARERHPVPEWVVVGAGTGGTSATIGRYLRYRRLPTRLAVVDPEGSAFFPGWRDADPATTGRGSRIEGIGRPRVEPSFVPTIVDRMVCVPDAASLAAMRHLERVTGRRAGGSTGTNLWGAFALIAEMLAAGRTGSVVTLLCDGGERYACTYYDDGWVAAQGLDLAPHTATLEHFTRTGEWPAAG; encoded by the coding sequence GTGATCGCCGCCCCCTCCGACATCGACCGTTCCGACCTCGCCGGCCGGGCGTGGCTCGAGCGCGCGGTCGCGCTGGTCGAGGCCGACGCCCACCGCTCCGCCGACACCCACCTGCTCGTGCACCCGCTGCCCGCCGAGTGGGGCATCGACCTCTACCTCAAGGACGAGTCGACCCACCCGACCGGCAGCCTCAAGCACCGGCTGGCCCGCTCGCTGTTCCTCTACGCGCTGTGCTCGGGCCAGCTGCACGAGGGCAGCACCGTGGTCGAGGCCTCCAGCGGGTCGACCGCGGTGAGTGAGGCCTACTTCGCCCGGATGCTCGGGCTGCCGTTCGTGGCGGTGATGCCGGCCACGACCAGCGCGGAGAAGGTCGCGCTGATCGAGTTCCACGGCGGGCGCTGCCACCTGGTCGCCGATGCCGGCAGCGTCTACGACGAGGCCCGGCGGATCGCCGCCGAGACCGGCGGGCACTACCTGGACCAGTTCACCAACGCCGAGCGGGCCACCGACTGGCGCGGCAACAACAACATCGCCGAGTCGGTGTTCGACCAGCTGGCCCGCGAGCGGCACCCGGTGCCGGAGTGGGTCGTCGTCGGCGCCGGCACCGGCGGCACCAGCGCGACCATCGGCCGGTACCTGCGCTACCGCCGGCTGCCCACCCGGCTGGCGGTCGTCGACCCGGAGGGCTCGGCGTTCTTCCCCGGCTGGCGTGACGCGGACCCGGCGACCACCGGCCGCGGCTCCCGGATCGAGGGCATCGGCCGGCCCCGGGTCGAGCCGTCGTTCGTGCCGACGATCGTCGATCGGATGGTGTGCGTGCCCGACGCCGCCTCGCTCGCGGCGATGCGGCACCTGGAGCGGGTGACCGGGCGGCGGGCCGGCGGCTCGACCGGCACCAACCTGTGGGGTGCCTTCGCCCTCATCGCGGAGATGCTCGCCGCCGGGCGCACCGGCAGCGTGGTGACCCTCCTGTGCGACGGCGGCGAGCGCTACGCCTGCACGTACTACGACGACGGGTGGGTGGCCGCGCAGGGGCTCGACCTGGCCCCGCACACCGCCACGCTCGAGCACTTCACCCGCACCGGCGAGTGGCCGGCAGCCGGGTGA
- a CDS encoding enoyl-CoA hydratase/isomerase family protein, which yields MAAPEFVTLQVEDGVGTIRLDRPKMNAIDEQLHREVRAAALQATEDAAVRAVVLYGGERVFAAGADIKAMSQLTGASMVAWGRELTASFTAVARIPKPVIAAVTGYALGGGYELALCADFRVLGTNARIGQPEIQLGVIPGAGGTQRLARLVGPAKAKDLVFTGRHVAAEEALEMGLADAVVPDDEVYPTAVAMARKFAAGPPLALAAAKRAIDEGLDGPLAAGLELESRLFAELFDTEDQKTGMASFLESGPGKATFSGR from the coding sequence ATGGCAGCGCCCGAGTTCGTCACCCTGCAGGTCGAGGACGGGGTCGGCACGATCCGGCTGGACCGCCCGAAGATGAACGCGATCGACGAGCAGCTGCACCGCGAGGTGCGGGCCGCCGCCCTGCAGGCCACCGAGGACGCCGCGGTGCGCGCCGTCGTGCTGTACGGCGGTGAGCGGGTGTTCGCCGCCGGCGCCGACATCAAGGCGATGTCCCAGCTGACCGGGGCGAGCATGGTCGCCTGGGGCCGCGAGCTCACCGCGTCGTTCACCGCGGTCGCCCGCATCCCCAAGCCGGTCATCGCCGCGGTCACCGGCTACGCGCTGGGCGGCGGGTACGAGCTGGCGCTGTGCGCGGACTTCCGGGTGCTGGGCACCAACGCCCGGATCGGCCAGCCGGAGATCCAGCTCGGCGTCATCCCCGGCGCCGGCGGCACCCAGCGGCTGGCCCGGCTGGTCGGCCCCGCGAAGGCCAAGGACCTGGTCTTCACCGGCCGGCACGTGGCCGCGGAGGAGGCGCTGGAGATGGGGCTCGCCGACGCCGTCGTCCCGGACGACGAGGTGTACCCGACCGCCGTCGCGATGGCCCGCAAGTTCGCCGCCGGCCCGCCGCTGGCGCTGGCCGCGGCCAAGCGGGCGATCGACGAGGGCCTGGACGGGCCGCTGGCCGCCGGGCTGGAGCTGGAGAGCCGGCTGTTCGCCGAGCTGTTCGACACCGAGGACCAGAAGACCGGGATGGCCTCGTTCCTGGAGAGCGGCCCGGGCAAGGCGACCTTCTCCGGTCGCTGA
- a CDS encoding ABC transporter ATP-binding protein, producing MPDRRRAVLQPAARDARRVGWMGGVWTEPVVEIRGVDVVRGEAHLLRGVDWTVRPDERWVLLGPNGAGKTTLLQLASAQMHPTRGEVRILGETLGAVDVFELRPRIGLTSAALAQRINPSERVGDIVVSAGYAVVGRWRERYDVHDLTRAAVLMQQWGVARMAHRPFGTLSEGERKRTQIARALMTDPELLLLDEPGAGLDLGGREDLVTRLSDLARDRYAPAQVLVTHHVEEIPPAYTHALLLRGGEVVAAGPADEVLTAPLLSDAFGVPLEVQRERGRFSARRAA from the coding sequence GTGCCCGACCGGCGGCGCGCCGTCCTGCAGCCCGCCGCCCGTGACGCCCGGCGGGTTGGTTGGATGGGCGGCGTGTGGACAGAGCCGGTCGTCGAGATCCGCGGTGTGGACGTCGTCCGGGGCGAGGCGCACCTGCTGCGCGGCGTCGACTGGACGGTCCGGCCCGACGAGCGGTGGGTGCTGCTCGGTCCCAACGGCGCGGGCAAGACGACGCTGCTGCAGCTGGCGTCGGCGCAGATGCACCCCACCCGGGGCGAGGTCCGGATCCTGGGGGAGACCCTCGGCGCGGTCGACGTGTTCGAGCTGCGCCCGCGGATCGGGCTGACCAGCGCCGCGCTCGCCCAGCGGATCAACCCCAGCGAGCGGGTCGGCGACATCGTGGTCAGCGCCGGGTACGCCGTCGTCGGCCGGTGGCGGGAGCGCTACGACGTCCACGACCTCACCCGCGCGGCGGTGCTCATGCAGCAGTGGGGCGTGGCCCGGATGGCCCACCGCCCGTTCGGCACGCTGTCGGAGGGCGAGCGCAAGCGCACCCAGATCGCCCGCGCGCTGATGACCGACCCGGAGCTGCTGCTGCTCGACGAGCCCGGCGCCGGGCTGGACCTCGGCGGCCGCGAGGACCTGGTCACCCGGCTGTCCGACCTGGCCCGCGACCGCTACGCCCCGGCCCAGGTGCTGGTCACCCACCACGTCGAGGAGATCCCCCCGGCCTACACCCACGCGCTGCTGCTGCGCGGCGGTGAGGTGGTGGCCGCGGGGCCGGCCGACGAGGTGCTGACCGCACCGCTGCTCTCCGACGCCTTCGGCGTCCCGCTGGAGGTCCAGCGCGAGCGCGGCCGGTTCAGCGCCCGGCGCGCCGCCTAA
- the glgX gene encoding glycogen debranching protein GlgX, which produces MESSRSSRPVEVWPGHAAPLGAHWDGTGTNFALWSAGASAVDLCLFDADGTEHRERLQETTHQVWHGRLPGVGPGERYGYRVHGPYDPASGARYNPAKLLLDPYARAVDGELVLDEALFGWDPRDPSSPDPADSAPFVPRGVVIHDSFPWGGDELLRTPWSDTVIYEVHVKGATMRHPDVPPALRGTYAGLAHPAFVEHLISLGVTAVELLPVHHFVSEPHLLRRDLTNYWGYNTLGYFAPHAAYSSAGSRGGQVTEFKAMVKALHAAGIEVILDVVYNHTAEGDHTGPTLSFKGIDNGGYYRLGGGDRSRYTDYTGCGNTLDVRRPPVLALLMDSLRYWVTEMHVDGFRFDLASALARSFHDVDRLSAFFDVVHQDPVVSTVKLIAEPWDVGEGGYQVGNFPPPWTEWNGKYRDTVRDVWSGAKVGVRDLAYRLTGSSDLYRSDGRRPFASVNFVTAHDGFTMADLVAYERKRNEANGEENRDGESHNRNWNSGVEGPTDDPAVQELRARQVRNHLATLLLSTGVPMLTAGDELGRTQGGNNNAYCQDNEVSWLDWAAIDADLWTFVSRAVALRRSSPALRQEAFFEGTEIPGTEVPGSGRTKDLAWFAPDGEQLTNRDWFDTDLQTIGMYLDGRGLRHRDERGRPVAGDSWLVWLHAGPDAVDVVLPGAPWGDGYELVLATEYPTGAPPQPTALPPGAVQLPGRSVWAMRVLRTPVPVPHAD; this is translated from the coding sequence GTGGAGTCATCGAGGAGCAGCCGGCCGGTCGAGGTGTGGCCCGGGCACGCGGCGCCGCTGGGCGCGCACTGGGACGGCACCGGCACCAACTTCGCGCTCTGGTCGGCCGGCGCGTCGGCCGTCGACCTGTGCCTGTTCGACGCCGACGGCACCGAGCACCGGGAGCGGCTGCAGGAGACGACGCACCAGGTGTGGCACGGCCGGCTGCCCGGCGTCGGCCCCGGCGAGCGCTACGGCTACCGGGTGCACGGCCCCTACGACCCGGCCTCGGGCGCCCGGTACAACCCGGCGAAGCTGCTGCTGGACCCCTACGCCCGCGCGGTCGACGGCGAGCTGGTGCTCGACGAGGCGCTGTTCGGCTGGGACCCCCGCGACCCGAGCTCCCCCGACCCGGCCGACTCGGCGCCGTTCGTGCCGCGCGGGGTGGTCATCCACGACTCGTTCCCGTGGGGCGGCGACGAGCTGCTGCGCACCCCCTGGTCGGACACCGTCATCTACGAGGTGCACGTCAAGGGCGCGACGATGCGCCACCCCGACGTCCCGCCGGCGCTGCGTGGCACCTACGCCGGGCTGGCCCACCCGGCGTTCGTCGAGCACCTGATCTCCCTCGGCGTGACCGCCGTCGAGCTGCTGCCGGTGCACCACTTCGTGAGCGAGCCACACCTGCTCCGCCGCGACCTGACCAACTACTGGGGCTACAACACGCTGGGCTACTTCGCCCCGCACGCCGCCTACAGCTCGGCCGGGTCGCGCGGCGGGCAGGTCACCGAGTTCAAGGCGATGGTCAAGGCGCTGCACGCCGCGGGCATCGAGGTGATCCTCGACGTCGTCTACAACCACACGGCCGAGGGCGACCACACCGGGCCCACGCTGTCGTTCAAGGGCATCGACAACGGCGGCTACTACCGGCTCGGCGGCGGCGACCGCTCCCGGTACACCGACTACACCGGCTGCGGGAACACCCTCGACGTCCGCCGCCCGCCGGTGCTCGCGCTGCTGATGGACTCGCTGCGGTACTGGGTCACCGAGATGCACGTCGACGGGTTCCGCTTCGACCTCGCCTCCGCCCTGGCCCGCTCCTTCCACGACGTCGACCGGCTGTCGGCGTTCTTCGACGTGGTGCACCAGGACCCGGTGGTCAGCACGGTGAAGCTGATCGCCGAGCCCTGGGACGTCGGCGAGGGCGGCTACCAGGTCGGCAACTTCCCGCCGCCGTGGACGGAGTGGAACGGCAAGTACCGCGACACCGTGCGCGACGTGTGGTCCGGCGCCAAGGTCGGCGTCCGGGACCTCGCCTACCGGCTGACCGGCTCCTCGGACCTCTACCGCTCCGACGGCCGCCGCCCGTTCGCCTCGGTCAACTTCGTCACCGCCCACGACGGCTTCACCATGGCCGACCTGGTCGCCTACGAGCGCAAGCGCAACGAGGCCAACGGCGAGGAGAACCGGGACGGCGAGAGCCACAACCGGAACTGGAACAGCGGGGTCGAGGGCCCGACCGACGACCCCGCGGTGCAGGAGCTGCGCGCCCGCCAGGTGCGCAACCACCTGGCCACGCTGCTGCTGTCCACCGGCGTCCCGATGCTCACCGCCGGCGACGAGCTGGGCCGCACCCAGGGCGGCAACAACAACGCCTACTGCCAGGACAACGAGGTCTCCTGGCTGGACTGGGCCGCGATCGACGCCGACCTGTGGACCTTCGTCTCGCGGGCGGTGGCGCTGCGCCGCAGCTCCCCCGCGCTGCGCCAGGAGGCGTTCTTCGAGGGCACCGAGATCCCCGGCACCGAGGTGCCCGGGTCCGGCCGGACCAAGGACCTGGCCTGGTTCGCCCCGGACGGCGAGCAGCTGACCAACCGCGACTGGTTCGACACCGACCTGCAGACGATCGGCATGTACCTCGACGGGCGGGGACTGAGGCACCGCGACGAGCGCGGCCGGCCGGTCGCCGGCGACTCGTGGCTGGTCTGGCTGCACGCCGGCCCGGACGCGGTGGACGTCGTCCTGCCGGGCGCCCCCTGGGGTGACGGCTACGAGCTGGTGCTGGCCACCGAGTACCCGACCGGCGCTCCGCCGCAGCCCACCGCCCTCCCGCCGGGCGCGGTGCAGCTGCCCGGCCGGTCGGTCTGGGCGATGCGCGTGCTGCGCACCCCGGTCCCCGTCCCGCACGCCGACTGA
- a CDS encoding FHA domain-containing protein — translation MPDRCEVLPGDSVVARRGGGLLWVDAPGSPALVAALHACLGVTGPGADRVLAAVAGSVTRLADGPASFALVLADTAGGTGAGVALWSGKGQPAVDGVPVSGSAVDGCTLASGFSLGQTLYVGPGQPAAAMPPGVALDLVEGTVPGSGALLQLAAAAASPSVAVPPATSLPSGESFTAGSDAGFGNSGRISDQPVGQGGEQTAFWRPEPPAAPVLRFDDGMVVTVDEDLVLGRRPDGHDLVTSGNARPVPIADTQNVLSSAHAAIQRAGREVSLTDLGSLNGTHVAGPEATEWTQLEPGVPHPLADGDRLLLGWTVITFEQTPE, via the coding sequence ATGCCCGACCGCTGTGAGGTGCTCCCCGGAGACTCTGTCGTCGCCCGACGTGGCGGCGGCCTGCTGTGGGTCGACGCCCCCGGGTCGCCGGCGCTGGTGGCGGCCCTGCACGCCTGCCTGGGCGTCACCGGCCCCGGCGCCGACCGCGTGCTGGCCGCTGTCGCCGGCTCGGTGACCCGGCTCGCCGACGGCCCGGCGTCCTTCGCGCTGGTGCTCGCCGACACCGCGGGGGGCACCGGAGCCGGTGTCGCGCTGTGGTCCGGCAAGGGCCAGCCCGCCGTCGACGGCGTCCCGGTGTCCGGCTCGGCGGTCGACGGCTGCACGCTCGCCTCCGGCTTCTCCCTCGGCCAGACCCTCTACGTCGGCCCCGGCCAGCCCGCTGCCGCGATGCCGCCGGGCGTCGCCCTCGACCTCGTCGAGGGCACCGTGCCCGGCTCGGGCGCGCTGCTCCAGCTGGCTGCCGCGGCCGCCTCCCCGTCCGTCGCCGTCCCGCCGGCCACCTCGCTGCCCAGCGGTGAGTCCTTCACCGCCGGTTCCGACGCGGGCTTCGGCAACTCCGGGCGGATCTCCGACCAGCCGGTCGGCCAGGGTGGCGAGCAGACCGCGTTCTGGCGGCCCGAGCCGCCGGCCGCGCCGGTGCTGCGCTTCGACGACGGCATGGTCGTCACCGTCGACGAGGACCTGGTGCTCGGCCGCCGTCCCGACGGCCACGACCTGGTGACCAGCGGCAACGCGCGCCCGGTCCCGATCGCCGACACCCAGAACGTGCTGTCGTCGGCCCACGCCGCGATCCAGCGCGCCGGCCGGGAGGTCTCGCTGACCGACCTCGGCTCGCTCAACGGCACCCACGTCGCCGGCCCGGAGGCCACCGAGTGGACCCAGCTCGAGCCGGGTGTCCCGCACCCGCTCGCCGACGGCGACCGCCTGCTGCTGGGCTGGACCGTCATCACCTTCGAGCAGACGCCCGAGTAA